AATTGCAGCAGCGTTGCTTTACGCCTCCCGAGTCGGGGTGCAAGCCACCTCTGGAAAAACTCCGCCACCTCCGCAAGTACGTGGAAGTTCGACGCCACCGGCTCGTGTGAGGCATTCGGGCAATGAAAAATTTCCGTCGGCACGCCTGCGGCACTCAATTGGCTGGCGTATCTCTCACTTTCGGCATGAAGAAAATCGCTTTCCGGGGATCCGATAAACGCTGGAGGCAGTCCTTTCAGGCGCCTTGACTCAATCGGCGCCGCGTACGGATGCATCCCTACCACTGGATCAGGCAGATACGCTCGATACCCACGCGCACACTGGCGAGCGTTCAGATCCGAGGTCCGAGCGTCCCAATCTCCCGCAACCCGTGTCAAGCTCGGGTCAAGCAAAGGCGCGAGAAGCGCTTGAGCTGATATCTTGAATTCTGCTCGGTCGCGCACGACAGCGGCGAGACATGTTGCAAGGTTTCCGCCGGCATCGTGACCCGCCACTCCAATTCTCCCGGGATCTGCGCCCCAGGCTTTTGCGTTCCTAACCGCCCATTGCATGGCAATAAAAGTGTCCTCAAGGGCTGTTGGAAACGGAAACCGCGGAGCCAGTGAATATCCGACGGATACGACCCAAGCGGGTGTGATGCGCGAAATTTGCGTGGCCGCTTCTGCTGCGTCGTCCAGACATCCACTCGTAAAGCCGCCTCCGTGAAAGTAAAGCACGACAGGTAGCCCTTTCCCATCGTCGGGCCTGTAGCTCCGCATCGCGATGACCTGCGAGCGCCCCACCAGAGAAAGTTCTTCTGTCCTGATCGTCGAGTCGTTTCTCACGTACATGTCGGATTGGGCGCTGGCGCCCTTTTTCGTTTGCCAAGGACGTGATTTTGACGTCTGGCACCTTTCCGATAAATGCTTTTAATCCAGAACACAATTCGTCAGCGTGGAACAATAAATGTCCGCACCCGGTTCTCCAGGCTTCGCGACATTGTTCTTGCCGCCCCGCGACGTCACGCTGGACAGAGGCCAGCCTTCCATCAGCTCGGCGAGCGGCTCAACTTCTCAACAACACATTGGCGTACTCGCGCAAGCCCTCCACTGCGGAAGACGACGCCACCCGACTGACGAAGGCTGCGCTCAAATCGCAGACTGGTACGTTTGCACAACAGATCACGCTCATCGCTTTCAAGACCTAAGTCGCCCTCGCCGCAACGCGGTCGAACACCGGCAACAAGATTTGTGGATTTGTTCTATACTCCACATCACGATCTTCCCGTGCGAAGGTATGGGGTTGCAAGATTGAATGAGCGCGGAGCGATTTGTGGACCCGGGTGGCCGGGGCGTATCGCTTGTAACGCACGAAGGCTTGAGTATGGCGAATCCGCCAAGGCTAATTTAGCTAACCTTCACGCTGACCGCCGTTGAGACATGACATCGATCCAAGCCTCCTCGACGACTTATTGACGGCCTCTTTCTACCCGACAATTCGCACTTCTATCAACCCGAACGGAAAAAGTATGAACATCTCAACAAAAGCGCTGCTTGCCCTGCTTTTCGGCGTCGGGCCGTTACTCGCAAATGCGCACGACATCCCGAATGCGGAACCCGCGGTGATTTCTCATAGCATTGACACCGGGGGCAAAACCACCGGAATAACTGAAGCGGGAAATTCTCCAGAAATGGCGGATGATCTAGCTCGGACGACTCGCTCCACAGAGTACCGTGGTGACGCTGCGGGACGATCCACGGCAGGCTCCAGAGCAGTGTTCACGCCGACCTCATATTCGCCGCCGGTTTATATCATCCGTTGAACTGCTTCGCTGTTGAATAGATGAAGTATGCGGCGCCGCCCAAGGAAATCAGTTGACGAGAAGTTCCGAGTAGCTACCGGTACGTGCACCGCGAATCGAGCACGAAATTTATCTTGCTGGATGTAAAGTTCCTTGGTTTCGTTCGCGAGTGCCACCGGCGCCGCCAAGGTTTCTTCCAACCTGTCATCCGGGAAGCGCCCAGAGAGACCTATGGCCGTTTCGCCTCCTCCGGCGCAAATGCAGCGACAAACACAAGTGTTTTCACGTTGCGCAAGCCCTCTGTCAGCCCAGCCTTGCCCGGAGTCGGCCGAGCGAGTCGCGTTGACGACAAAACACACTCAAGGAGCCAGATGTGATCAAACAGATCCAGGTTTCACAGGTAACGATCTCGACAACCAGACCGTTCGATGACGTGATCCATGCCTTCGAGTCACAAGTGGGTTCGCTGGAAGAAACGGACTGGCAACAGGTCGTTTCCGACTCGTCTGATAAGGGCGCCTTTGAGCAACGGATCAACGAAAGTCTCGGGTCGAGTGGCTTCACACGATTTTTGACCGTCGACCACGGGAAATGGATGGCGCTGCAAGGACACCCATCCAAGTTTGTGATGTATACCATCGGCAATCCGTTCATCGCGATCACGATGCTACGGCACGATGTTGAAGCGGGACTCGATGTTCCCGTACGAATTGCAATCTACGAGCATCACAGCGGTGACACAAGGTTCACCTACAACATTCCATCCAGCTTATTGAGCGGCATAAACAATCCGTCGTTGCACGAGGCCGCACTAAAGTTGGACTCCAAGCTCATGGCGCTCGCGGAATCAGTCACGGGATCTATCGCCTGATAGTTGCCCGATAGCGGGATCGCCGTCCGTCGATGGAATCTCGCACCGTCTAGCGGGGCATCTGCGTCTGGCCGAATGAGGTCAACGAATCCAATCGGTGGGTAGATGTCAATCAGGATCAAGCGCGTTGGCGTGTCCCGCAATGGGTTTCGTTCAAACTCGCATTGAGTTCTGCCTCCGCTGCCCCAGCCGCATCATTTGCCAAAGTCGCACCGCCGCTTACGAGTGCACCAGCCATCGCGTTATCCAGCAAAATCATCTATCGACGCGATAAATTCACTGAAATCGACTTCCGCGTCTGGCTGGGGATTCCATTGCCGGTTTTCTAAACCAACCGATCGCGTTGCAAGCGCACGAACTCAAGTAACCGCTCCTTGTGCCTCCTCGCAACAAGTCGGATCGGTCATTGCGAAACTTAATTTCCCCTGAAGCCTTGAGAAAAGCGCATCCGTGGAGATACCCCGGACGTCTCGCTGTCTATGCTGTTTTTCGACTTTAACCGCGAGCGGCCCTTCTCTTACCCTCGTCCCGAGGCGAGTCCGTCGCGCTGGAATTGGTATCGGCCGAGCAGCGAGTCGACAGGCAATTGTCTTAACTCAAACCGTTCTGTACAACGTCCGCACTTTCGCAACATTTCACGGGGACTTTCATGCGGCGTTCCGCGACGCTCACCGCCGCGAATGTGGCAACGTTGAGCAATAACGCAATAATTCCAACGTTCACGTCACGAACTCCAGCCGGTAACTGCCGTAGCAGTGTGCTTAGATGAGCATTGGCAAACGTCATGAGCGCAACTGAGATGGTCCCAACACCAATTCCGGCAATCGCGCCCCTCGCCGTACCCGGGTTTCGTCGCAACAAGCTGGCGAACAATGAGGGTGCAAGCTGAGCAACAAAGTTATAGCCCATCAACAGCAGCGCCACGACAGTCTGGTTCCCCGAAAGCGCAAACACAGTACTAACGACAACGATAATCGGCACTAGCGCCTTTGCCAGACGACCTGAATGATCGTCCGCGAACCTGGGATAGGCAGTAGCCAGAACGTTTCTGGAAAGAAGGATGGCTGTTGTGAGTACCAACATTGACCCAGGAACAATTGCACAGAGCGCTCCCGTAGCGCCCAAAACTGCAATCATCCAGGAGGGCAATGCTTGCATCGACAGCGCAAACAAGCTCAGATCTGCTTTCGATCCTTTCAGTTCGGGCAGCACACCGACCGCGGTAAAGCCCACGAGAAATACCAAGGCGAGTAAGAGACTATAGATAGGAAGCAGGCAAGCATTGCGGCGCAATATCGCCACGCCACCGGATGTGAAGGTAGCGGCGAAAACATGAGGCCACATAAAAAATCCAAGCGCCGACAGAATGATGGTCGAGCTGAACCAGACGGCACTGAAACCGCTAGACGAAATCGCCAGAAAGCCCGGCCTACTGCTGTCTAACGAGGAAAACATGGCAGGAATGCTGCCGTAGAAGTGGGTAGGAAGGAAGAGACCGAGAAAGACGACAAGGCACAGAATTAGCACGTCCTTGACCGACGACACCCATGCCGAGCCGTGAACGCCAGACAGCAGCACGTTCAACCCAATGGCGACGGCCCCCAGTAGCACCCCTACCGTCGGAGAGAGCGCACCGTAAGAGGCCGTGCCGATAATTATCCCCATTCCTTTCAGTTGCAAGACGATATACGGAATGAGCGCGATGATTCCGACTACAGCCGCGAGCACACTCAAGGCTCGGTTGTCGTATTTTTTTCGCAAGAAATCCGGCAAGGAGACGAGTTGATGTTTCGTGCCGTATCGCCAGATAAGCGGCAAGAGCCAATAGGACAGCGTATATGCGATGCATTCATAGGCCAGGATGTAATACACGGCCCCGCCATGCCCATATGCGAACCCACTCGCGCCGAGCACGGTGAATGTAGTGAAACTTTCGCCAGCCATCAGCAGAAAAACGAACAGTGTGCCAAATCGCCGATTTCCGACGCTCCACTGTTCGAAGTTCATCTGCCGCCCCACGCGCGCGACGGCGCTCAAAAGGACCGATGCCAGAATCGTGATGACGATGACAGACACAGAAAGATTCACGACCGCTCTCCACTCTCGGCGTCTGCCTCGGAAGGGCTAAGCAGGTTGATCAAGAATAAAGCCAGAGACGCCCCTATCACACAAGCCACGATCCAGAAAAACAGGAACGGCATGCCGAAAACAAACGGCCTGACCCTATTTTCAAAGAATATTCCGACGAATATGCCTAGACACGGGAGGACTGCGATGTAGCCGATCCATGACATGACTCACTCCCTGAAAAGAAACCGTGCATGCTCGGATTCGGTCTAGATGGGTAACAGCTTTCTGACGAGTTCCACCCAGTACGACACTCCGAGGTCAACGAGTTGATCGTTAGTTTCATGCTTAGGATGCTGACGCTGGTGTGACGCTCCGCCTTCGTCACTGCCCAGCCAGACATAACAACCGGGTCTTTCCCGCACGAAATACGAGAAGTCTTCGGCAGCCATGGACGGCAGCATGCTTTGAAAAACATTGCCCTCCCCGACCACGGTCTCCGCTACTTTTGCTGCGATCCGCGCCAGTTCCAGGTCATTAATGGTCGGTGGATAGTTCCGTTGATACCGGATGTCTACGGTCGCACCGAAAGCCGCCGCAACAGAGCGAGAAAGTTCACGAACTCGCAATTCCAGCACTTCCAGCACGGACTCTTTGTGTGCACGCACTGACCCGCTTACCGTCACTCTTTCGGGGTGCACATGATATTCATACCCGCCGTGAATTTTGGCAACGCCCACGACCGCAGAGTCTCGCGGATGGACATTGCGTGTCGGAATCGATTGCAAGGCCGTCACCAGGTGAGACGCCGCCAAAATCGAGTCAACGCCTTCCTGAGGCATCCCTCCGTGGCAGCCCTTGCCGATCACATCGATATCAAAATAGTCGACGGCCGCCATGCACTCGCCGCTGTGCACTGCTGCGGTACCCAATTGCAATCCGGGCCAGGCATGAAGGCCCCAAAACGAATCGACAGGAAAACGCTCAAGCAATCCGTCCTCGAGCATGGCCTTCGCGCCGTAGGACCCCTCGTCGGCGGGCTGAAAAATCAGGATGAGCGTGCCGTCGAAATTTCTGGAGTCCACAAAGACCTCGGCGGCGCCCAGAAGTATCGCCGTATGAACATCCTGGCCGCGACCGTGCATTCTGCCTTCGCAAAGAAAATGATGCGCGACATCTTGGTGATCGGAGATCTGCAACGCGTCCATGTCCGCCCTCAGCCCAATTCGCAAGCCGCTCGAATTCGACCTCCCTTCGATCACGCCCACCACACCGGTCTCGCCGATGCCCGTGTACACATCTACCCCGAGCTCTTTCAGACGTGCAGCAACAGCAGCAGCCGTGCGATGCTCTTCAGGCGCGACGCCAAGGCCTCCGCACACGTGCCGCCGAACCTGAACCAGGTTATCGATCTCCAATTCCGCTTTCATCATGATGGTAGCTCCATGGCGCGTCAGGTCGGATCGCAAGGTGGGCCCGCAGTACGCTACATGCTTTGTGTTTCTATTTAATGTACGTATCGTAAACTTATATGTCGATGCGGTAAACATATATGTCACATACGAAAACGGCTCGCGCCCGACTCCGCTCTCACACCCACTCAGGAGTTTATCCGTTCTCTTGATCGGTTGTGCGCTCGAAGTACGAATGCATGCATGCATTTGTGGGCGTCGACACTTTGCCACATTTTCGTCTGCTTAAACCTCGAAGATCTGGAGATTTGTACGCTCGACGCCTCTCTTTTCGTTACTTCACGTAAAGTAAATATATGGAATGGCGTATACAATGCACGACTGTGGCACGAAACGCCTTGAAAAATAATTCGGGAGCGCTATGAAGAAAGCAAACACTAGCCGGGAGATCCCCGTCGATACAGCCTCGGAGGTCGATCAACCACTCGAGAAGACCGCCCCTACCCGGGGCCGGCCTCGGTCCGAGGCCGCAGCTGCGTCAGTTCTCAACGCGGCGTATGCATGCGCTGCCCAGGAAGATGCACGCAACGTAACCATCGAGGCTATCGCCAAGGCATCCGGGGTCTCGAAGGTGACGATTTACAGATGGTGGGAAGACAAGCAGGCGCTGCTTACCGACGCCTTCCTTTGGCACATCCAGCGTCAGGTCCCGCTTTCAGAAAGCGGCGATCCGATTCGAGCGATCCATCGGCACGCGGTCCTGTACCTCTCGCAATTGAACGGAGAGATGGGGCGTGTCCTGAGGGTTGTCCTCGCCGAGTGCCTGACGAAGTCGGGTGACACATCAGTGTTTTGCGAGCGCTACCTGAATCACCGGCGCGAACTTGGCGGGCGCGTAATCGCCGCCGGGCAACGTTCGGGCGCAATCCCCTCGAAACGCTCACCGTTTCTTTTGTATGACCAGATCTACGGAACGATTTTTTATCGATTTGTGTTCGGCTTCCCGGGCCTGAACACCCGATTTGTCCGCGAGCTCATCGAGCACACATTCCACGGCCCATGAATGCTGAAAGGCGTGCGCGGACGAGTTGCCACGCATGCAACTGCGGCGACAGAAGCACGGTCCAGCGGCTGGGTAATGTCGAATGCGGAAACGAGGTCGACGCGTTCATCGACATCGCGTCTAATCTGGGTGATGCCGCAGTGAAGTATGCGGATGGCCAACAATGCGAGGTCTCCCGGATGTTGGCCGCCCTGTGTCGATATCTCTCTGCGAGATTAATGCACGCCATCAAGGAACGCGTTGGCCTCTGCCACGAACAGGTCGTGGTACTGAAACAACGAGCCATGGCCCGAGTCCGGATAAAGAATCAGGCGCGCGTTCGGAATATGTTGGAACAGCACATACGAGTTGACGGTGGGAATGATCAGATCGTGGCTACCGTTCACGATAAGTACTGACTGCTTAATCGCCTCAAGTTGCGCAAAATTGGAAGGCGACATCCCCCACGTGATCAGCGCCTTGGCCTGCGCCCCGATCGACTCCTGCGAAGCCTGCTGCTCGACATCAACGGTATGGTTGTTACTCCGTTTGACATACGCATTCCCCGCAGCGATACCTGCATCAGTCGCTGTAAAGAACAACGCCACCTTCGGATGAACCTTCATTTCGCCGGCCCGTTTAATCCCATCGGCGATCACGCTCTGGAGATCCTTGATACCCTCGCCGCCTTGCGGTCCAGCACCGACGAGGATCATCTTGCGGGGGAGATCCGGACGATCGGCGACTATTTGCTGGGCGACCGAACCGCCAATCGAAAACCCGAGAATATCAACCGACTTCAGGTTCAACGCGTCGATGAATCCTTCCGCCAGATGCGCCATCCCGGCGACAGAGTCCGGCGCCGGGCCAGCCGATGCACCAATGCCCGGATTTGCCAGAATGATGACGCGACGCCGCTTGGCAAGTCCATCGATCAATGCGGAATCCCAATCGTCCATTGTCCCCGTGAAGTGCTGCAACAACACCAACGGTGGCGCGTTTTCACTGGCACCGAGGCTACGGTATGCAAGCCGGACACCATCAACGGTTACGTATTGGTTGGGCGTATTCACGTACTTTTCCGCAGCTTCTGCGGCACCAGGCAGTGCCGCGCTGACCATAGCAAAAGCGCTAACCAAACCACCCAACAGCCAGGAAGAGATTTTCATAATTAGAATCCAGTAAAGACATACATCTGCGATGTCTCGATGAGAAGAGAACGCTGCCTGCATCCCACCTTGGAACCGAGGGGTAGCTTTCATCAGCGCACTTGCAAATTGCAAGTTCACGACTCTAGATTGCGGACTTGCGATTTGCAAGTGGATTTTGATTATCTTCCAGATTGCCAGATTCGGTGTTTGCAGATCCGCGGTCGTGCGGAACGCACGTTAGGGATCACACAAGTCATGAGCGCCGGCGCAACTCCAGCCGCGCTAATAATTGGGATCGGACGTGCTCGGGTCTTTAGAGGCGCAAGAGACGATGGCCGCACGAACAGGATTTGTGCGGCCACGGGATCGGCGCTCCGCTAAATCAGGCGTCGCTACCACGTGCCGGACGGCGCGCCGAGCGCCGCAGTACGGAGGAACCCGTGCAGATGCACGATGGCATGCCATGAAAAATGAGCGGCTATTTTGTTTTAATGTTACGATTTCTACAAATCGTAACACATTACTTCTCTTGCTATGGGGCGAGACTTCGCAAAACGAGGCTGGAGACGGCAGCAAGTGCCGCTTCCAGCTGGTCACGTGGACGGAACTGAAGGGCCACCGGATGCGCAAATAATCGCATTGCCTCGGATATACCAACGACCACCTCATCGATGGGCGTTTTGCGCTCAAACTCACCCGACGACCTTCCCGCCTGCACCAACTCGCGCGTCATGCCGAGAAGCACCGACTCATGTGTCGTCGCGGTGCCCCACGACTCCTCCATCGCGGAGATCACCAGTTCGTGAAGCCGAGTGCCGTCAAAGAAAATCTCCAGACTGCGCTCAAGCGTCAGTTGCATAAAGCGCCGCAAGCGTTGCGTCGCTGTGCCTGGCCCGTCGACCACGCTTCGCAACTCAGCTTCCATCCGTTCCAGCACCGTTGCGCAAACCGCCTCTCCAATGGCCTGCTTGGAGCTGAAAAACCGATAGAGATACGTGCTGGACACACCGATTGCCTTGCCGAGATCGGCCACGGAGGTCTTTCTATAACCGTACAGGCGGAAATGTTCATCCGCTGCCGCAATGATCTGGTGGCGCCGCTCATGGTCCGCACTGCCACGCTGGCCGGGAGACGGCGATTCGGGCGCTTGGTTGGTAGTCTTGCTCATGGCCACAATTATCCCTTAATACAAGGTTGACAGCGAGTTACCATTTCTTCGTTTTGTAACTTTCCCGTTTTTCGGTTAGCCATCATCCGTCGATGTCGTTGCCGGCGACCTTCGCTCACGCCCCCCGCCCCCACAAAGTCGCAAACCGGGCCGCCGCTTGGACCTCGGCCCGCGTCAGCGAAGTCCTTGCCACCCGGAAGGAAGCCGGGCCGCCGTGGTCACTACCCGCCTCGAAGTCATTTCGCCGCTGCCGACACCCGACGATGGTTTGCCCCCTCCGCGTTGCCTCTTCGTCAAGCCGCATCCGGGAAAAATCGAAGCAATCAGGAAAATAAACGAAATCCACTTGCAAAAAGCAAGCGGAGCATCTACAGTGAACTCAACTTGCAAAACGCAAGTGACGAAACGAAGTGCAGACCGCAAATAGTTGAAGCACAGCGCTCCGCAGAATTGCCTCACTTACCTTTAAGCACAACGCGCATCTTTACAGGAGCTTTACCATGAACATGTCCTCTGGCTACGTGACCGCGCCGAATCAATATGTAACGGTTGATGGCGTGCGACTCGCATATCGCAGTATCGGGTCCAACTCGAACGTGCCGCCGCTGGTGTTGTTCCATCACTTCACCGCAACGATGGATGACTGGGATTCGGCACTCATCGACGGACTCGCGAAGCAACGACGTGTGATTATCCTGGGGAACCCCGGCATCGGCGCCTCCGGCGGCAGCGCACCTGACTCGGTTACGGAAATGGCGCGATTTTCCGCAGGCTTCATCGACGCACTTGACCTGAAGTCGGTCGACGTAATGGGTTATTCGATCGGCGGAGCCGTAGCGCAACAGGTCGCGACGGATCGTCCGGAACTCCTGCGCAAAATCATTCTGGCTGGCAGCGGTCCGCGAGGTGGCGAAGGCATCGCAAATCTTCAGACCGTGATCAGTACCGGATTCGCG
This genomic stretch from Paraburkholderia bryophila harbors:
- a CDS encoding DUF302 domain-containing protein, which gives rise to MIKQIQVSQVTISTTRPFDDVIHAFESQVGSLEETDWQQVVSDSSDKGAFEQRINESLGSSGFTRFLTVDHGKWMALQGHPSKFVMYTIGNPFIAITMLRHDVEAGLDVPVRIAIYEHHSGDTRFTYNIPSSLLSGINNPSLHEAALKLDSKLMALAESVTGSIA
- a CDS encoding TetR/AcrR family transcriptional regulator; the encoded protein is MSKTTNQAPESPSPGQRGSADHERRHQIIAAADEHFRLYGYRKTSVADLGKAIGVSSTYLYRFFSSKQAIGEAVCATVLERMEAELRSVVDGPGTATQRLRRFMQLTLERSLEIFFDGTRLHELVISAMEESWGTATTHESVLLGMTRELVQAGRSSGEFERKTPIDEVVVGISEAMRLFAHPVALQFRPRDQLEAALAAVSSLVLRSLAP
- a CDS encoding TetR/AcrR family transcriptional regulator, with product MKKANTSREIPVDTASEVDQPLEKTAPTRGRPRSEAAAASVLNAAYACAAQEDARNVTIEAIAKASGVSKVTIYRWWEDKQALLTDAFLWHIQRQVPLSESGDPIRAIHRHAVLYLSQLNGEMGRVLRVVLAECLTKSGDTSVFCERYLNHRRELGGRVIAAGQRSGAIPSKRSPFLLYDQIYGTIFYRFVFGFPGLNTRFVRELIEHTFHGP
- a CDS encoding amidohydrolase; the protein is MMKAELEIDNLVQVRRHVCGGLGVAPEEHRTAAAVAARLKELGVDVYTGIGETGVVGVIEGRSNSSGLRIGLRADMDALQISDHQDVAHHFLCEGRMHGRGQDVHTAILLGAAEVFVDSRNFDGTLILIFQPADEGSYGAKAMLEDGLLERFPVDSFWGLHAWPGLQLGTAAVHSGECMAAVDYFDIDVIGKGCHGGMPQEGVDSILAASHLVTALQSIPTRNVHPRDSAVVGVAKIHGGYEYHVHPERVTVSGSVRAHKESVLEVLELRVRELSRSVAAAFGATVDIRYQRNYPPTINDLELARIAAKVAETVVGEGNVFQSMLPSMAAEDFSYFVRERPGCYVWLGSDEGGASHQRQHPKHETNDQLVDLGVSYWVELVRKLLPI
- a CDS encoding alpha/beta hydrolase, coding for MYVRNDSTIRTEELSLVGRSQVIAMRSYRPDDGKGLPVVLYFHGGGFTSGCLDDAAEAATQISRITPAWVVSVGYSLAPRFPFPTALEDTFIAMQWAVRNAKAWGADPGRIGVAGHDAGGNLATCLAAVVRDRAEFKISAQALLAPLLDPSLTRVAGDWDARTSDLNARQCARGYRAYLPDPVVGMHPYAAPIESRRLKGLPPAFIGSPESDFLHAESERYASQLSAAGVPTEIFHCPNASHEPVASNFHVLAEVAEFFQRWLAPRLGRRKATLLQF
- a CDS encoding DUF3311 domain-containing protein — translated: MSWIGYIAVLPCLGIFVGIFFENRVRPFVFGMPFLFFWIVACVIGASLALFLINLLSPSEADAESGERS
- a CDS encoding alpha/beta fold hydrolase, which gives rise to MNMSSGYVTAPNQYVTVDGVRLAYRSIGSNSNVPPLVLFHHFTATMDDWDSALIDGLAKQRRVIILGNPGIGASGGSAPDSVTEMARFSAGFIDALDLKSVDVMGYSIGGAVAQQVATDRPELLRKIILAGSGPRGGEGIANLQTVISTGFAQAEQMNVHPKVALFFTTTTAGITAGNEFVKRINNHTVDVEEAASQEAMGAQAKALITWGMSPSNFEELANIKQPVLIVNGKQDLIIPTVNSYVLYQHLANARLVLYPESGHGALFQFHESFVAEVNTFLDGSN
- a CDS encoding alpha/beta fold hydrolase, with product MKISSWLLGGLVSAFAMVSAALPGAAEAAEKYVNTPNQYVTVDGVRLAYRSLGASENAPPLVLLQHFTGTMDDWDSALIDGLAKRRRVIILANPGIGASAGPAPDSVAGMAHLAEGFIDALNLKSVDILGFSIGGSVAQQIVADRPDLPRKMILVGAGPQGGEGIKDLQSVIADGIKRAGEMKVHPKVALFFTATDAGIAAGNAYVKRSNNHTVDVEQQASQESIGAQAKALITWGMSPSNFAQLEAIKQSVLIVNGSHDLIIPTVNSYVLFQHIPNARLILYPDSGHGSLFQYHDLFVAEANAFLDGVH
- a CDS encoding sodium:solute symporter family protein, which gives rise to MNLSVSVIVITILASVLLSAVARVGRQMNFEQWSVGNRRFGTLFVFLLMAGESFTTFTVLGASGFAYGHGGAVYYILAYECIAYTLSYWLLPLIWRYGTKHQLVSLPDFLRKKYDNRALSVLAAVVGIIALIPYIVLQLKGMGIIIGTASYGALSPTVGVLLGAVAIGLNVLLSGVHGSAWVSSVKDVLILCLVVFLGLFLPTHFYGSIPAMFSSLDSSRPGFLAISSSGFSAVWFSSTIILSALGFFMWPHVFAATFTSGGVAILRRNACLLPIYSLLLALVFLVGFTAVGVLPELKGSKADLSLFALSMQALPSWMIAVLGATGALCAIVPGSMLVLTTAILLSRNVLATAYPRFADDHSGRLAKALVPIIVVVSTVFALSGNQTVVALLLMGYNFVAQLAPSLFASLLRRNPGTARGAIAGIGVGTISVALMTFANAHLSTLLRQLPAGVRDVNVGIIALLLNVATFAAVSVAERRMKVPVKCCESADVVQNGLS